The genomic segment ATTGGTAAGTTAGTGCGTAACAAGCTTACACGActcataacattaaatatattcctatggtatttaatttttgttacagaattcatattataggtatgtactgcatattttttaagatgGATTCTGATTTGAAAGATTTAGATCTTTATGGAATACTTGGAGTCAAACAGTCAGCTACTGAAAAGGAGGTAAGTCAATTATTCTAATCACTCATGACGTATTACTGttcatatttgttatttaaatcagATTAAAACCGCATATCGGAAGAAAGCATTAGAATGCCATCcagataaaaatcccgatgatCCCAATGCAGTTCAACTGTTTTTGCGGTTAtcgaaaatattaactattcttACAGACACAGCAGCTCGAGTAAGATTTGTTGATTTagcattgtacattttatttattcgtaaatgttttttcttgtttttagttGGATTATGACAAGTTGGTAAATGCTAAATCTGCTGCAAAATTGCGCAAAAAATTGCGCAAAAAAGAATGTCACTCTGGTATAGGGAAATTCATAAATGATATTTTCGAAAGTGCTCAACATGAAAGATTAGTGCGAGATAAACGCATTTTcaaagtaggtatttttttttttttttttgtttaatttttgtttttaaatttttttttgtgtagaaAGAAATAAAGcgtttaagaaaatatataaagcgTTTAAAAAAAGAAAGTGACCTCATACAGCGAGAaactgaaaaagaaaaaaaccgttcatatatattaaaaataaagtggaAGAAAAAAGGTGTATATAACAAAGCTAATTTAACATCATTGTTTTCtaaggtaatttataaatattatattttaaacatatgtctaatccattatacaatattatagtatg from the Acyrthosiphon pisum isolate AL4f chromosome X, pea_aphid_22Mar2018_4r6ur, whole genome shotgun sequence genome contains:
- the LOC103309576 gene encoding dnaJ homolog subfamily C member 17-like, encoding MDSDLKDLDLYGILGVKQSATEKEIKTAYRKKALECHPDKNPDDPNAVQLFLRLSKILTILTDTAARLDYDKLVNAKSAAKLRKKLRKKECHSGIGKFINDIFESAQHERLVRDKRIFKKEIKRLRKYIKRLKKESDLIQRETEKEKNRSYILKIKWKKKGVYNKANLTSLFSKYGDVSAVVVLEDDKSVAFVEYKSKTAAINAKNKEVGLESCPLIVSFLGEFGLDSAKKSAKKRAKKRAKKRAKKKAKKENILLLEIIVHSKSKSISNDKSY